AAGTAATTAAAATGCTTCCCCATTTTATTGCAAGTGCTCTTTAATATAGAAGCAGTGTGTGCCctagagaagaaaaggaaataagcAAGACCTGTGCAAATGTTTGTTGAGTTCAATACAAATGTTTGTTGAGTTGAGCATCTCCTTTGGCCTGCTTTCCTCGTACGACATGCCACTTACTGATTTGTTGATTTATAACGCATAGCTTTATTTAACACTTTCCCATAGATtgtttgaaaattataaatttattagcCAACAGGGTACCCAATATTCTATTTCGATTTTGCTCTTTCTTTGGAGAGTTTCTCATTTTAATTGTTTCATGGATTTTTAATTGTAATTTGATACTTTTTAAAGTAATTAGTTAATAAGTCAATGAGAAACTTGTttatacttttcaaaatacaaaattattgGCCAACGTAGTACCcaacatttttatttgatttttttttatttctttagttAGTTTCTCTTTGTTATTGCTTTTGTGATTTTGCAAATAGATTTTAATTGtgttagttctttttttctctataatttaattttggtgCGATTTCTTGTGTAGACTTTTGATTGGAGGAATCGTACAGATGCCCCATAGCAAACGAATTATGTGTCAAGAGACCTTAGAAAATTCGAAGAATCCTTTACTTTATTCTTATGATATTATCGATATGAGAGGAGATTTTTTATTGACCAAATCTTAAATTtggctttgctttgctttctgGCTCGATCTCAAATCTAAGTTCCGATATTAACCACAATATATGGACGGTACAATTTGCATTACAGTGAAAATAGTTGAATAAGAAGTCCgtgtttttatattataatCTCCCCTTCACATGTATGCCGGACTTTGGTCTTAACCTAAGGTGTGGAAATATGCAATTGATGAAACAAATGGGAGCCTGCAATATTCAAATTCAAGACTTCGTAAGtctaatatcatgtgagattttgtgggatcactGTTAAagattctaaaagtttaaattgttagatgaaagcatgttttattatttaaatattctaacaattgTAAATAATGGAAACCATGATAGCTGATGACGTTCATGGTGGCTTATTCAACTTATTATGCCTCAGGAAGTTTCATCGCACTTACTAAGAACGTATACAATTTTTCTGCCAATGGGAACTTATATCTTCCCACTTTCCCAAGCGCCAATTAGCATAAATCTCATTACAGGATACTATAACAAGAAAAATCCAACTAAACGCGTTCTGGGGCATATTTTTTCCTCCAGACCTTACGTAATCAGGTTTTTGTGACTTGGCAGGGTCTAGAATAGTTAACGTTCTCCGAATGCATAACCTAGGGTTTCGTGTTTGAATGTAAGAATTAGAGGCCAATGTTGGTGTCCAAAAGGTGACgataatgacacaaaaatcACGGCAATCTCTCGTTGAAAATCTTTactgaaaatcaatttattaatgAGATTAATGCCGAGTCGTATTAATTTGGctttttataataatttccGCGTGATCCGATAAAGCATAAATGGACATATAAATGGTTAAATTTTAAGAACTGACGTTATTAATCTCTATTATTTGTCTTATTTAAATTCTCCACAGCCCTTTTGGTAACGGAACATTTCAAGGACGATGACGACAAACCAAAAGCATATTGGAGGGTTCTTAGCATGTAGTACCGGTGCATTTGGCATTACATAAAACTTGATTGACCACAATATAAAgtaggccaataaaataatcccaGAATGAAGAAATCTGCGATTTGCTTTTTCTCTCTAGTTGCCTGCAGCTTAATCACATAGCATGactgaattaaataaacatgaTGGGAAAGTTCAAAACCACTCCAAAAAAaggtatagagagagagagagagagagagagagagagagagagagagagggtagaACAAACCCTAGAAGAGAAACAGCGTTGAGCGTGAGGGAAAGTGAGAGGGTGAGGGTACGTAGAAGACTTTTTGTCCTCAAGAACATCCCATTCAACCGCTCTTCCTTCTTATAAATCTTGTTATATCTCCTCCACTTTCTTATAACAATCCAAAGAAGAAGTTTTTAATCTGTATTGATCTTCATCAAGTCATCCTCGTCTCCAAGAACGAATtgataaaagaagaagagagaagaaatctcCGAGCAGATATGGGTCGAGCTCCGTGTTGCGACAAGGCCAACGTGAAGAGGGGGCCGTGGTCTGCTGAAGAGGATGCAAAGCTCAAGGATTATATCGAGAAGGATGGCACAGGAGGAAACTGGATTGCCCTTCCTCAGAAAATTGGTAAAATGTTAAAAGTTGATCAGTTTTTTTGCTAGGGCATAAGGTCTTAACGGGAGCAACAAGCTAAATGCGAGATCTTTTCATGTAGGCCTTAACAGATGTGGGAAGAGTTGCAGATTGAGATGGTTGAACTACTTGAGACCCAACATCAGGCATGGCGGGTtctctgaggaagaagacaaccTAATCTGCAGCCTTTACATTAGTATTGGAagcaggtctctctctctctctctctctctctcgtgcttGCATGTGCTTTTTGGAGTTTTGAGCCTTAACCCTTTCTCCCAGTCTTCAACTGGTTGTCCTATTTTACTTCTCCAATGATGTCACTTTAATTTGGAGTTGTTGAAATGAGATGCTTTGCTTTAGGTTTCCTGGAACAAAGTTTCTAATTGATTTCTCAGCACGACTGCCAATCTTGTTGTTTGGGATTCTAGACGCTGAGGATCATGCTTGTTTTAGCCCTCATCCCATTGTCCCTTTTGCTCATCCATGAGGCTATCGCCAACTATTGATCAGCAGTTCAATTTATATATTTCAGGATTCTTTTAACTCTAGGTCTTGGAGGAAAAAACGATattgcaatttcttttcattcACTTTTGGAGATGATCGTTCTGTTCAGCTGAGaattatttcaacttttcagGTGGTCCATTATTGCAGCACAATTGCCCGGAAGAACTGATAATGACATCAAGAACTACTGGAAcaccaaattgaagaaaaagctTCTGGGTAGGCGAAGGGAGTCTTTGCTCAACCGTTCATCTTCCATGAAAGATGCAAACAGTTCCAAAGATGCTACAAGTTCACAGGCCTTGAGCAACTCTGCCCTAGAGAGGCTTCAGCTTCACATGCAGCTTCAGAACCTTCAAAGCCCTTTCTCTTTCTACAACAATCCTGCACTTTGGCCCAAAGTACCTCCTCTATTGCATGAAAAGATGACCCAAAGCCTTCAGATCTTGAATGAAAGTCCTTATCAGCTGATGCAACCTACCCTCTCTAGTAGTTCATCACCCAAAAATGACCAGAAGGCCGAGACACATGAGTCCTCACCTGCTGCCTCTCATTCAGCTCCTAGTGATTTTGCCAATCTCAGCTTCAACGATACTGATTTCAGTGAGTTGGTAAATTCCATGACTAATTGTGTTTCATCTTCAGACCGCTACGTCTCGTTACCCGACATAGGAGTTAATTCAATTGATCAACCAAATAGGACACAGTTTCTCCCAGATCCCATAATCCACACTGAGCTGGACAATTCTCTCAACTGCAATAAATCTGATGGATCTATGTCGCAGCAGAATCAGGTAGATGAATTTTGTTTCAAGGACATGAACAGCACTTCTAGAGACCCATTGCAGGCTTTGTGGTGTGACAATGAGTACAGCGGGCAATCAGCATCCTCTTATTGTTGGGATTCAACTTCGGCACTTCTATGTGAGGGCATATCCCAGGATTATGGTTTCGGCTATAACATGTAGTAGTGGGTATAAACCTACACTTTTATGAGGTTTTATTTCGCAATCATAATAAGACATGGAAACTATGGTGCTATAGACAGCAATGCTTGTATATCATATGAATAATGTGTATCCAGGTTTTAGGATTATTGTTGGACCTATATTACGCAAAAACTACCATGtattttgttcatctttttttctgATAATGTGCATTATACGTACTTGTGTCATTGCATTGACACCAAGAAAGCAAAACTAGTAGATATTGCCTTCTTTCCATATGTAACAGAAGCTAGTTCTTCTGTTTTCTTCTATATGACACAATCACGTAGATAAATAAACTGAATGCCTTGAAATATAGTTCTCTTTATTCCTATTGTAGTTTTGACAAATGGATCGTCACATTTTTCGACTTTGAGATCTGCTTGCTCTTGTTATTTAGCAAACTTTTGTCTTCCAATATCATTGTATAAAACCTTgtaaattagtacaatttatcCTCGCTGTTAGGTCTCAAAATGGTCCTGAGTATGTTGGTAAGACGGCTTATATATGTTATGGagtttaattagttttttttttttttttttgctgctaATCAAGTTGTGCTGGAGAATACATTCATGAAAGGAACATGCTAGTCAAGTAGTAGTCTCTAGTCTCGTATTAATTCTTGTGGAAGAgcattatctttattttttcttgctcTCCTACGAATTATATTCATCATCCCCATTCATAGGTATTCAATCGAAGGTTACATTTCTTTTCGGTAAACAATCATATACTACATCATTCTAAAACTTAAATACACATACTCTGCGTATCatcaattacaaaataaaacTCTCTATATTATCATTGTCTAACAATAATTCagctaaattaacaaaagacgTAGCTTATCAACTAAAAGAACACTGAAAGAGCAAGTTCAACCTCCAACATTTGCCCTCTTAAACTTGTCTTTCCATGACTCCAAGCATCATCATGTGGAAGATCTAAAAGATGTCATACTTGAGTGGCTTCACAAAGATTGATGCAAATTAATCATCCGAGTTTTATGTACTGAAGCTGTACTTCTTTCTTGGCAATGCAATCCCCATGGAAATGAGACTAGATGGAAACGAAACCTTCTGCTAAAGTGCTTTCTTCGTTAATGAAACACAAGATTCTGGGCCAAAGTAAGTGCAGACTTGCTGTTTATACTTATCTTTGTGGCCATCTCTTCTGGAATTATAGTTCTCTCAATAGACTACTAACCAAAGAGCATGAAAAACACATGATGCGGCAGCTAGATGTTCAGTTTCACCGGTTGATAAGGTAATCTGGGGCAGTGCCACGGCCAACTCAGTGGGGTCAATGGAACCCattgaccatttttttttctttagtttgtatGTGCATGtacattaaaattttcaaaagcaactAAGTGACCCAACTGCTCAACTTCCAAAGGATAAGTCTGAAATTTAAAATGCATCAACAATCACAggtacaaaattattttgtgtCTAAACTTCCAATGACTTTCTTTTGTTAAACTTTAAGCAAGTTGCATTAATACATCTCATTTAGctcaatgaaaaataattttctacttTGAATCTTATTATCTTGAGATAGGGTAATTTATAGCAAGGAGAAAGAAACGCCCATGCACTATTGCTGACTCGTAAAAACTCATCGCTATGGATCATCATATTCATAATTGCTGCTTGAATGAAATTGTATTGACATACTGTAATTTTTTTGGTTACGTATTCAATTCCATGTTTTATAGGGAactaaacaattaaataatcacctttataataaataaaatgtcctCACTTTATTCCACCCACCGAAAATGTAACTTAGCTCCGCCACTAAAGGTAGTGCTTTCTATAATTCCAACCTTCGGCCCAACCACTCTCCCTATAACCTTCCAATTCTTTCTGCCGCCTTTAAATGACAGGCTATTGAGGTCCTCTTGTAAAGAGTAACCAACCCGACTGTGGAAAAAAGTTCGATCTAGTACATGTTAAGTATCTCAAATCTTAATTAAGGCtatgtttatttcatgaaaaataaataatttaaaaatattttttaaataaccacttatatcgtttgaa
This genomic stretch from Eucalyptus grandis isolate ANBG69807.140 chromosome 3, ASM1654582v1, whole genome shotgun sequence harbors:
- the LOC104439659 gene encoding transcription factor MYB36, coding for MGRAPCCDKANVKRGPWSAEEDAKLKDYIEKDGTGGNWIALPQKIGLNRCGKSCRLRWLNYLRPNIRHGGFSEEEDNLICSLYISIGSRWSIIAAQLPGRTDNDIKNYWNTKLKKKLLGRRRESLLNRSSSMKDANSSKDATSSQALSNSALERLQLHMQLQNLQSPFSFYNNPALWPKVPPLLHEKMTQSLQILNESPYQLMQPTLSSSSSPKNDQKAETHESSPAASHSAPSDFANLSFNDTDFSELVNSMTNCVSSSDRYVSLPDIGVNSIDQPNRTQFLPDPIIHTELDNSLNCNKSDGSMSQQNQVDEFCFKDMNSTSRDPLQALWCDNEYSGQSASSYCWDSTSALLCEGISQDYGFGYNM